The following are from one region of the Chryseobacterium shigense genome:
- a CDS encoding sulfate adenylyltransferase subunit 1, whose amino-acid sequence MDILRLITAGSVDDGKSTLIGRLLYDSKSILQDQLEVLEKHSKNKNEDGVDLALLTDGLRAEREQGITIDVAYRYFSTSKRKFIIADAPGHVQYTRNMITGASNSDLMIILIDARKGVIEQTRRHSIIASLLKLKKIAVAINKMDMVDYSEDVFETIKADYSKIAQELELNEVTYFPISALKGDNIVSLSSATNWYRGSSLLEYLEEVQLDQEQNIGSRFQVQYVIRPQTEELHDYRGYAGQVISGSFQKGSKIAILPAEIITEITSIEVNGAEVQEAFEGQPVLIQVKEDIDISRGDFFTSAEELPNVEKEIEVLLCWLDQKGLQPGNKYILQHHSRQLKAIVKQVDYKINVNTLEKEPTEDGIKLNEIAKVTIKTAQPLVFDDFVSNKKTGSAILVDETSNATVAACIIQ is encoded by the coding sequence GTGGATATATTAAGATTAATAACAGCAGGAAGTGTAGATGACGGGAAAAGTACCCTCATCGGAAGACTGCTTTACGATAGCAAAAGCATTTTGCAGGATCAGCTGGAAGTGCTTGAGAAACATTCTAAAAATAAAAATGAAGACGGCGTGGACCTGGCTCTTTTAACAGACGGGCTTCGTGCTGAACGGGAGCAGGGAATTACCATAGATGTGGCTTACCGATACTTTTCTACATCAAAAAGAAAATTTATCATTGCAGATGCTCCGGGACACGTACAGTATACCAGGAACATGATCACCGGAGCTTCCAATTCAGACCTGATGATTATTCTTATCGATGCCCGAAAGGGAGTTATTGAACAGACGAGAAGGCACTCCATCATAGCTTCATTGCTTAAGCTGAAAAAAATAGCTGTTGCCATCAACAAAATGGATATGGTAGATTATTCAGAAGATGTTTTTGAAACCATCAAAGCAGACTATTCCAAAATTGCTCAAGAACTGGAGCTGAATGAAGTAACCTATTTCCCGATTTCCGCATTGAAAGGAGATAATATTGTTTCCTTATCATCTGCTACAAATTGGTACAGAGGCAGTTCCCTTCTGGAATACCTTGAGGAAGTACAGCTGGATCAGGAACAGAACATTGGAAGCCGTTTCCAGGTACAGTATGTGATCCGTCCGCAGACCGAAGAATTACATGATTACCGTGGTTATGCCGGGCAGGTGATAAGCGGAAGTTTTCAGAAAGGAAGTAAAATTGCCATTCTTCCCGCTGAAATTATAACAGAAATTACATCTATAGAAGTGAATGGTGCTGAAGTTCAGGAAGCTTTTGAAGGACAACCGGTCCTGATTCAGGTTAAAGAGGATATAGACATCAGCAGAGGAGATTTCTTTACATCGGCAGAAGAACTTCCGAACGTTGAAAAAGAAATTGAAGTTTTGTTGTGCTGGCTTGACCAGAAAGGGCTTCAGCCTGGGAATAAATATATTCTGCAACATCACAGCAGACAGCTAAAAGCCATAGTAAAACAGGTAGATTACAAAATCAACGTAAATACACTGGAAAAAGAACCTACAGAAGATGGAATAAAGCTTAATGAAATTGCGAAAGTAACAATAAAAACCGCGCAGCCTCTGGTGTTTGATGATTTTGTAAGCAATAAAAAAACAGGATCGGCCATTTTGGTAGATGAAACCTCCAATGCCACAGTTGCAGCATGTATCATTCAATAG
- the cysD gene encoding sulfate adenylyltransferase subunit CysD, which produces MSLYHLNYLDQLESESIYILREVAGQFDRPALLFSGGKDSIVLAHLAAKAFPHGKIPFIFVHVDTGHNFPEVLNFRDQLTSKLNVDLVVRKVEDTIRQRKLTEPKGKFPSRNWLQTFTLLDTIEEFEFDACIGGARRDEEKARAKERIFSVRDEFGQWDPKLQRPELWNIFNGKIHKGENVRVFPISNWTELDVWNYIRKEKIELPSIYFSHEREVVDLNGQWIANSEFAVLEDNETITTKRIRYRTVGDMTCTAAVESEAATVDKVIEEIVATRISERGETRIDDRVTEAAMEDRKKGGYF; this is translated from the coding sequence ATGTCATTATATCATTTAAATTATTTAGATCAGCTGGAATCAGAATCCATTTATATTTTAAGGGAAGTAGCAGGGCAGTTTGACCGTCCGGCCTTATTGTTCAGCGGAGGAAAAGACAGTATTGTTCTGGCTCACCTTGCAGCAAAAGCATTTCCCCACGGAAAAATTCCTTTCATATTTGTTCATGTAGATACCGGGCATAATTTTCCGGAAGTTCTAAATTTCAGAGACCAGCTGACTTCAAAACTGAATGTAGATCTTGTAGTAAGAAAAGTGGAAGATACCATTCGTCAGCGAAAACTGACGGAACCGAAAGGAAAATTCCCAAGCCGTAACTGGCTGCAGACCTTTACACTGCTTGATACCATTGAAGAATTCGAATTTGATGCATGCATAGGCGGAGCAAGAAGAGACGAAGAAAAGGCCCGTGCAAAAGAAAGAATTTTTTCCGTAAGGGATGAATTCGGACAATGGGACCCAAAACTGCAACGTCCTGAGCTTTGGAATATTTTCAACGGAAAGATCCACAAAGGAGAAAATGTAAGAGTATTTCCTATAAGCAACTGGACAGAACTCGATGTCTGGAACTACATCCGGAAAGAGAAGATAGAGCTGCCATCCATCTATTTTTCGCATGAAAGAGAAGTGGTAGACCTCAACGGACAGTGGATTGCGAATTCAGAATTTGCCGTACTGGAAGACAATGAAACTATAACAACCAAAAGAATACGCTACCGCACAGTAGGAGATATGACCTGTACCGCTGCCGTAGAATCTGAAGCCGCTACAGTAGACAAAGTAATTGAAGAAATTGTAGCCACCAGAATCTCAGAAAGGGGAGAAACCAGAATTGATGACCGCGTTACAGAAGCAGCTATGGAAGACCGGAAAAAAGGAGGCTATTTTTAA
- the thiL gene encoding thiamine-phosphate kinase: MFEDKSQELTPISKLGEFGLIKHLTENFPLSNESSELGVGDDAAVINPGSKKVVVTTDVLAEGVHFNLGYVPLKHLGYKAVVVNLSDIAAMNAVPTQILISLAVSNRFPVEALEEIYSGIQAACGRYKVDLIGGDTTSSNSGLVMSITAIGIENEENIVKRSGAKPNDLLVVSGDLGGAYMGLQILEREHAVFLADPNMQPEMEGYDYILERQLKPEARTDVKGILKELDIQPTSMIDISDGLASEILHLSDQSKTGFRLYEEKIPMDSLTISTADEMNLNPVMTALSGGEDYELLFTISPNDFDKIKNHPDFTIIGHAVEHEEGNYMVARGSNQLVPLTAQGWDAFLGNQQNG; the protein is encoded by the coding sequence ATGTTTGAAGATAAATCACAGGAACTGACCCCGATTTCCAAATTAGGAGAATTCGGCCTTATAAAGCATTTAACAGAAAATTTCCCCCTGTCTAACGAATCTTCGGAACTGGGAGTGGGAGATGATGCGGCAGTTATTAATCCCGGAAGTAAAAAAGTGGTCGTTACTACGGATGTTCTTGCAGAGGGAGTCCATTTTAATTTAGGTTATGTCCCCTTAAAACATTTAGGATACAAAGCAGTAGTGGTGAATCTTAGCGATATTGCTGCGATGAATGCTGTTCCAACGCAAATTCTTATTTCTCTGGCAGTTTCCAACCGTTTTCCGGTGGAAGCTTTGGAAGAAATTTATTCCGGTATCCAGGCTGCCTGTGGAAGATATAAAGTAGATCTTATAGGTGGAGATACTACAAGCTCCAACTCTGGTCTGGTAATGAGCATTACTGCGATAGGAATTGAGAATGAAGAGAATATTGTAAAAAGAAGCGGTGCCAAGCCCAACGATCTTCTGGTGGTAAGCGGTGATCTTGGTGGCGCCTACATGGGACTTCAGATCCTTGAAAGAGAGCACGCTGTTTTCCTTGCAGACCCAAATATGCAGCCGGAAATGGAAGGGTACGACTATATTCTGGAAAGACAGCTGAAACCGGAAGCCAGAACAGATGTTAAAGGCATTCTGAAAGAACTGGATATCCAACCTACATCCATGATCGATATTTCTGATGGCCTGGCTTCAGAGATCCTTCATCTTTCTGACCAGTCGAAAACAGGATTCAGGCTGTATGAGGAGAAAATACCAATGGACAGTCTTACCATTTCCACAGCGGACGAAATGAATCTTAATCCTGTAATGACTGCATTGAGCGGAGGTGAAGATTATGAGCTTCTGTTTACGATTTCACCTAATGATTTTGATAAGATTAAAAATCATCCGGATTTTACCATTATTGGACACGCTGTAGAACATGAAGAAGGAAATTACATGGTAGCAAGAGGTTCTAATCAGTTGGTTCCTCTTACAGCTCAAGGCTGGGATGCTTTTTTAGGCAATCAGCAGAATGGATAA
- a CDS encoding sulfurtransferase, with protein MKTSPFTKNIEISENIIILDARTGKEAKQNYLEKHIKGARFIDLDTHLAEIGENAAFGGRHPLPSVGKFAETLSDLGITEDSDIVVYDDKNGSNAAARAWWMLKSFGFDKVQVLDGGIQAAEKNGIEFFSGEETFEKAALIKKDHWLLPVSGLEVVENELINGNSTVIDVRDAYRYRGESEPIDLVAGHIPGAINIPFSENLDENGNFLDPEILKEKYTKLLKDKPQHLIIHCGSGVTACHTILALDYAGFPIPDLYVGSWSEWSRREGKEVAKEI; from the coding sequence ATGAAAACCAGTCCATTTACAAAGAATATTGAAATTTCGGAAAACATAATCATTTTAGATGCAAGAACCGGAAAAGAAGCAAAGCAGAACTATCTGGAAAAGCACATTAAAGGAGCGAGATTCATTGATCTGGATACACATCTTGCAGAAATAGGAGAAAATGCCGCCTTTGGAGGAAGGCATCCGCTTCCTTCTGTTGGAAAATTTGCGGAAACACTTTCAGATCTTGGAATTACAGAAGATTCAGATATTGTGGTGTATGATGATAAGAACGGATCCAATGCTGCAGCCAGGGCATGGTGGATGCTGAAATCTTTTGGATTTGATAAGGTTCAGGTTCTTGACGGCGGAATCCAGGCAGCAGAAAAGAATGGGATAGAATTTTTTTCGGGAGAAGAAACATTTGAAAAAGCGGCATTGATAAAAAAAGATCATTGGCTTTTACCTGTTTCAGGTCTGGAAGTGGTTGAAAATGAATTGATAAACGGTAATTCGACAGTAATCGATGTAAGAGATGCTTACCGTTACAGAGGAGAATCCGAGCCGATAGATCTTGTAGCCGGACATATCCCCGGAGCGATCAATATTCCTTTTTCGGAAAACCTTGATGAAAATGGAAATTTCCTTGACCCTGAAATCTTAAAAGAAAAGTATACGAAACTTTTAAAAGATAAACCTCAGCATCTTATTATCCATTGCGGTTCCGGTGTTACAGCCTGTCATACTATTCTGGCACTGGATTATGCTGGCTTCCCGATTCCTGATCTTTATGTAGGCTCATGGAGTGAGTGGAGCAGAAGAGAAGGAAAAGAGGTTGCAAAGGAAATTTAA
- a CDS encoding RrF2 family transcriptional regulator — protein MMSKRCKYALKAMVRLARNYNQGFLSTNIIAQDENISKKFLEQILLELKRAKLVNSKQGNAGGYYLLKSPDEISLADIYRIFEGPIALTPCISLNFYEPCDDCLDEETCYLRNELIIVREKTRKSMMEATLTSFIKNS, from the coding sequence ATGATGTCCAAACGTTGCAAATATGCTTTGAAAGCAATGGTTAGGCTGGCAAGAAACTACAATCAGGGATTTTTGTCAACCAATATTATTGCACAGGATGAGAATATTTCCAAAAAATTTTTAGAACAGATTCTTCTTGAGCTGAAGAGAGCCAAACTGGTTAACAGCAAACAGGGAAACGCAGGAGGATATTATCTTCTGAAGTCGCCTGATGAAATTTCACTGGCGGACATCTACCGTATTTTTGAAGGACCGATTGCCTTAACTCCCTGTATTTCATTGAATTTCTATGAACCCTGCGATGATTGTTTAGACGAAGAAACCTGTTATCTTAGAAATGAGCTTATTATTGTAAGAGAAAAAACAAGAAAGAGCATGATGGAAGCTACCCTTACTTCCTTCATAAAAAACAGCTGA
- a CDS encoding hydroxymethylglutaryl-CoA lyase: MFLTECPRDAMQGWGEFIPTGKKIDYINSLMEVGFDVLDCLSFVSPKAIPQMADSDEVAENIDKSLSGTKVSAIIGNYRGAEKALKHQSVDILGFPFSISETFQHRNTNKNQEEAFDEILKMLELVKSEGKQLNIYFSMAFGNPYGEMWKWEDVDFWAKRFSEIGIKDILLSDTTGVATPETIALLFEKIPSKYPEINFGGHFHNRYEDSYSKLKAAYDQGCRRFDSAIKGIGGCPMAKDDLVGNMPTEQVINFMSVEKVDHKLNLLNFESSYNKAKDIFHF, from the coding sequence ATGTTTCTAACAGAATGTCCCAGAGATGCCATGCAGGGTTGGGGAGAATTTATCCCTACCGGTAAAAAAATAGATTATATCAACTCACTGATGGAAGTCGGGTTTGATGTATTGGACTGCCTGAGTTTTGTTTCCCCGAAAGCAATTCCACAGATGGCTGATTCCGATGAGGTGGCTGAAAATATTGATAAATCTTTATCCGGAACAAAAGTTTCAGCAATCATCGGGAATTACAGAGGGGCGGAAAAAGCATTAAAGCACCAGTCGGTTGATATTTTAGGATTTCCGTTTTCTATTTCAGAAACATTCCAGCACAGGAATACCAACAAGAATCAGGAAGAAGCTTTTGACGAGATTCTCAAAATGCTCGAGCTGGTTAAAAGTGAAGGAAAACAGCTGAATATCTATTTTTCTATGGCCTTTGGTAATCCTTACGGCGAAATGTGGAAATGGGAAGATGTAGATTTCTGGGCGAAAAGATTTTCAGAAATAGGCATTAAAGACATCCTACTTTCTGATACTACAGGCGTTGCAACACCGGAAACTATCGCGCTTTTATTCGAAAAAATTCCGTCAAAATATCCTGAAATCAATTTTGGAGGACACTTCCATAACCGATATGAAGATTCCTATTCAAAACTTAAGGCTGCTTATGATCAAGGCTGCAGAAGATTCGATAGTGCGATCAAAGGAATTGGCGGATGTCCTATGGCAAAAGATGACCTGGTAGGAAATATGCCTACAGAACAGGTGATTAATTTTATGAGCGTTGAAAAGGTAGATCATAAACTGAATCTGCTGAACTTTGAAAGCTCCTACAACAAGGCAAAAGATATCTTTCACTTTTAA
- the pepT gene encoding peptidase T, whose translation MSAIEFNQMWKEKLLNRFLAYVKIYSTSDAESETTPSTPRQWDIAKYITEELKTIGLEDVSIDDNGYIMGYVPSNLDNNDRPTIGFISHYDTSPDFSGENVKPQVWENYDGNDLVLNKATGFTLSPSKFESLKKYIGQTLITTDGNTLLGADDKAGCAEIVTAAEYLIANPEIKHGRIAVGFTPDEEIGRGAHKFDVAKFGAEWAYTMDGGEVGELEYENFNAAGAVVKIHGLSVHPGYAYGKMINAALLATEFAQMLPANETPATTKGFDGFYHLMDINADISEAKLQYIIRDHDADKFEARKKFMEEKIAEFNQKHGEGTAEVEIKEQYRNMKQQFEGKMHIVDLAAKAMKEAGIEPKIKAIRGGTDGAQLSYMGLPCPNIFAGGINFHGPYEYVALESMEKAAEVIINIVKA comes from the coding sequence ATGAGTGCAATAGAATTTAACCAGATGTGGAAAGAGAAATTACTGAACCGTTTTCTCGCCTATGTAAAGATATATTCAACCAGCGATGCAGAAAGTGAAACAACACCTTCTACTCCCCGCCAATGGGATATTGCAAAATATATTACCGAAGAGTTGAAGACAATAGGCCTGGAAGATGTTTCTATTGATGACAACGGTTACATTATGGGATATGTACCTTCTAATTTAGATAATAATGACAGACCTACAATTGGTTTTATCTCACATTATGATACTTCCCCGGATTTCAGTGGTGAAAATGTAAAACCGCAGGTTTGGGAAAATTATGACGGAAATGATCTTGTTCTGAACAAGGCTACAGGATTCACTCTTTCTCCCTCAAAATTTGAAAGTTTAAAGAAATATATTGGACAAACCCTGATCACTACTGACGGAAATACACTTCTGGGGGCAGATGACAAAGCAGGATGCGCAGAAATTGTAACAGCAGCCGAATATCTTATAGCCAACCCGGAAATCAAGCACGGAAGGATTGCCGTAGGTTTTACCCCTGATGAAGAGATTGGAAGAGGTGCTCATAAATTTGATGTTGCCAAATTCGGTGCTGAATGGGCTTACACTATGGATGGTGGAGAAGTTGGCGAGCTGGAATACGAGAATTTCAATGCCGCAGGAGCTGTAGTAAAAATCCACGGGCTAAGTGTTCATCCGGGTTATGCGTATGGAAAAATGATCAATGCGGCACTTCTGGCAACTGAATTTGCCCAAATGCTTCCTGCCAATGAAACACCGGCAACTACAAAAGGTTTTGACGGGTTCTATCATCTAATGGACATTAATGCTGATATTTCTGAGGCTAAACTTCAATATATCATCCGTGACCATGATGCTGATAAATTTGAGGCAAGGAAGAAGTTCATGGAGGAAAAAATAGCTGAATTCAACCAAAAACATGGCGAAGGCACTGCTGAAGTGGAAATTAAGGAGCAGTACAGAAATATGAAGCAGCAGTTTGAAGGCAAAATGCATATTGTAGATCTTGCTGCAAAAGCGATGAAAGAAGCTGGTATTGAGCCGAAAATCAAAGCGATAAGAGGAGGAACAGACGGTGCACAGCTGTCTTATATGGGACTTCCTTGTCCTAATATTTTTGCCGGGGGAATCAATTTCCACGGGCCATACGAGTATGTAGCGCTGGAAAGCATGGAAAAAGCAGCTGAAGTCATTATTAATATCGTAAAAGCTTAA
- a CDS encoding tRNA-binding protein → MMIKPEISWADFEKIDIRCGTIVSVDDFEKARNPSYQLEIDFGDLGIKKSSAQITSLYQKDELIGKQVMAVVNFPKKQIANFFSECLVMGVYGEDKKDVTLLTPSLPVKNGMPIG, encoded by the coding sequence ATGATGATAAAACCGGAAATATCCTGGGCTGATTTTGAAAAAATAGACATACGGTGCGGAACAATAGTTTCAGTAGATGATTTTGAAAAAGCAAGAAACCCTTCTTACCAGCTTGAAATAGATTTCGGAGACCTCGGAATAAAAAAATCTTCAGCACAGATTACTTCCCTTTATCAAAAAGATGAACTCATAGGAAAACAGGTAATGGCTGTAGTGAATTTTCCCAAAAAGCAAATCGCTAATTTTTTCAGTGAATGCCTTGTGATGGGAGTTTATGGTGAAGACAAAAAAGACGTCACCCTTTTAACCCCTTCATTGCCTGTAAAAAACGGGATGCCGATAGGATAA
- a CDS encoding alpha/beta fold hydrolase: protein MKRIITLFLILPIFNTIFGQSIGSKDSLNQVNLFNKFKPEYEKYEKQHGKYIKTDNTKMHYLEWGNDAHPTLVWIHGTYSNAYELYEIIDQLVKMNLHVVAIDYYGHGNTAIPNKDVSIYHVADDIKFLLDKMKIRKAIIGGWSRGGSITTAFYDTYPDMVQALILEDGGSVAWDIHAKSSEITKDIEETKQYYKSKKTLVFDTEFEAYWYMYNNWGIKGKENESLKKEIFTSYARIKKNATGKYEINPGAEELTGENTAEQNIAIIYTPFTAKHSFGATTHQLNPKIIYRNLNKPLLIFDPISKNDWFDFKNENTELAQTHQPYITHKIYEETWHGVKDEKPSEVVKDIKTFLTQNKLIP, encoded by the coding sequence ATGAAAAGAATTATTACTCTATTTCTAATATTGCCTATTTTCAATACAATATTTGGGCAGTCAATTGGTTCAAAAGATTCATTAAATCAGGTAAATCTATTCAATAAATTCAAACCTGAATATGAAAAATATGAAAAGCAGCATGGAAAATATATAAAAACCGATAATACAAAAATGCATTATCTGGAATGGGGAAACGATGCCCATCCTACTCTTGTCTGGATCCATGGCACTTATAGTAATGCTTATGAGCTTTATGAAATTATTGACCAGTTAGTTAAGATGAATCTACATGTTGTTGCCATTGATTATTATGGTCATGGAAATACCGCCATTCCCAATAAAGATGTCTCTATTTATCATGTTGCAGATGATATAAAGTTTCTTTTAGATAAAATGAAAATCAGAAAGGCAATCATTGGAGGCTGGTCAAGAGGAGGCAGTATCACCACCGCATTTTATGATACTTATCCAGACATGGTTCAGGCACTCATTCTTGAAGATGGCGGTTCTGTAGCCTGGGATATTCATGCAAAATCATCTGAAATCACAAAAGATATCGAGGAAACAAAACAATATTATAAAAGCAAGAAGACACTTGTATTTGACACTGAATTTGAAGCTTACTGGTATATGTATAATAATTGGGGGATAAAGGGTAAAGAAAATGAAAGCCTGAAGAAAGAAATCTTCACATCATATGCCAGAATTAAAAAAAATGCAACCGGGAAGTATGAAATTAACCCGGGAGCAGAAGAGCTTACAGGAGAGAATACTGCAGAACAGAATATTGCCATTATTTATACTCCATTTACAGCAAAACATAGTTTTGGAGCAACCACACATCAGTTAAATCCTAAAATTATTTACCGTAATCTCAATAAACCCCTGCTTATTTTCGATCCGATCAGTAAAAATGACTGGTTTGATTTTAAAAATGAAAATACTGAACTTGCACAAACTCATCAGCCTTATATTACACACAAGATTTATGAAGAAACCTGGCATGGCGTGAAAGACGAAAAACCCAGTGAGGTTGTGAAAGATATCAAAACATTTCTGACCCAAAATAAACTTATCCCCTGA
- a CDS encoding 3'-5' exonuclease, translating into MIQHIPLEKVLFIDIETVPGSESWDTLPKAEQKLWDKKTKFQRKEDVSAADFYERAGIMAEFGKIICITIGMVEKNDTLKIKSFSGHDEKKILQEFGEIFNSPRLNNVILCAHNGKEFDFPWIARRYLINGIQPPVPFQMFGKKPWEIPHIDTMELWKFGDYKSFVSLELLAHVFGIPTPKDDIDGSMVSSIYYIEKDLQRIVDYCEKDVLTLANVFRRMRQEDLLKRNINLD; encoded by the coding sequence ATGATACAACACATTCCATTAGAAAAAGTTTTATTTATTGATATTGAGACTGTTCCGGGATCGGAATCATGGGACACATTACCTAAAGCCGAACAGAAACTCTGGGACAAGAAAACAAAATTTCAGAGAAAAGAAGACGTTAGTGCCGCAGATTTTTATGAACGTGCCGGCATTATGGCTGAGTTTGGTAAAATCATCTGCATTACCATCGGAATGGTAGAAAAGAATGATACATTAAAAATCAAAAGCTTTTCCGGCCACGATGAGAAAAAAATACTTCAGGAGTTCGGAGAAATTTTTAACAGTCCCAGACTGAATAATGTGATCCTGTGTGCCCACAACGGAAAAGAATTTGATTTTCCCTGGATTGCCAGACGATACCTCATCAACGGAATACAGCCTCCGGTTCCGTTTCAGATGTTTGGGAAAAAGCCCTGGGAAATTCCACATATCGATACTATGGAGCTTTGGAAATTCGGGGATTATAAAAGTTTTGTTTCCCTGGAATTGCTGGCCCATGTCTTCGGAATTCCTACTCCCAAAGATGATATAGACGGCTCAATGGTTTCATCAATCTACTACATAGAGAAAGACTTGCAGCGAATTGTTGACTATTGTGAAAAAGATGTCTTAACTTTGGCAAATGTTTTCCGGCGTATGCGTCAGGAAGATTTGTTGAAAAGGAATATCAATCTAGATTAA
- a CDS encoding phosphoadenylyl-sulfate reductase — MENTLEIEFENLLGKASSGTFEPDFLENLANRFSGEVIFSTSFSYEDQVVTHLVKNLNIDIFTLDTGRLFEQTYETWASSRAFFKKNIKAYYPDPEALQEFVSENGPDSFYQSVEKRKACCNIRKVQPLKQALQGYKVWITGLRSEHSAGRGQMPQLEWDPDHQVIKFHPILHWTTQQVAEYVQNHQLPYNYLHKKGFVSIGCEPCTRAIKEGEDFRAGRWWWEDADKKECGLHVHQ, encoded by the coding sequence ATGGAAAATACGCTGGAAATAGAATTCGAAAATCTGTTGGGAAAGGCCTCTTCAGGTACTTTTGAACCCGATTTTCTGGAAAATCTTGCCAACAGGTTTTCCGGTGAAGTGATCTTTTCTACCAGCTTCAGCTATGAAGATCAGGTCGTAACTCATCTGGTAAAAAACCTGAATATTGATATTTTCACTCTGGATACAGGAAGGCTTTTCGAGCAGACCTATGAAACCTGGGCCTCATCCAGAGCTTTCTTCAAAAAAAATATCAAAGCCTATTATCCCGATCCTGAAGCGTTACAGGAATTCGTTTCGGAAAACGGTCCGGATTCTTTCTATCAATCCGTAGAAAAAAGAAAAGCATGCTGTAATATCCGGAAAGTTCAGCCATTAAAACAGGCTCTTCAGGGATATAAAGTCTGGATCACGGGATTACGCTCGGAACATTCGGCAGGCAGGGGACAAATGCCTCAGTTGGAATGGGACCCGGATCATCAGGTCATTAAATTTCATCCGATCCTTCACTGGACCACTCAGCAGGTTGCGGAATATGTTCAGAACCATCAGCTTCCATACAATTACCTTCATAAAAAAGGATTTGTAAGCATAGGTTGTGAACCCTGTACCAGAGCAATCAAAGAAGGGGAAGATTTCAGGGCAGGCCGCTGGTGGTGGGAAGACGCGGATAAAAAAGAATGCGGATTACATGTTCATCAATAA
- a CDS encoding SUF system Fe-S cluster assembly protein produces MKFTDDQIADIGEEIIKVLKSVYDPEIPVDIYELGLVYDVQISDEGDVKIIMTLTTPNCPVAETLPQEVKDKVSEVEGVKSTDLELTFEPSWNKDMMSEEAKFELGML; encoded by the coding sequence ATGAAATTTACAGACGATCAAATTGCTGACATTGGTGAGGAAATCATTAAGGTCCTGAAATCCGTATATGACCCTGAAATTCCGGTGGATATTTACGAGTTGGGGCTTGTATATGATGTGCAGATCTCCGATGAAGGTGATGTAAAAATTATCATGACCCTTACTACCCCAAACTGTCCGGTTGCAGAAACGCTTCCTCAGGAGGTGAAAGACAAGGTATCCGAAGTAGAAGGTGTAAAAAGTACAGATTTGGAGCTTACCTTTGAACCAAGCTGGAATAAGGATATGATGAGCGAAGAAGCTAAGTTTGAACTGGGAATGCTTTAA